The region GGGTCAACTTGTCGTACAAAGTCTTCTGAGTACGCCATAAAAGGAAGTCAAATAAATCAATGAACTTTATATGATAagtcaattagtaatttttatctaatttcaaaaatcaattaattttcGGTAAACGCCACTAGTCTTTTATGTGGCAGAAGAAGCGCTTGTTATTAAATAAGcgataataaattattatttttttaaatagagaaGGCAACCATAGTTGTCCATGACTTCATTTTGTCTTCGTTTTTTTCCTATATTTAACatggtataaaaaaaaataaagttcgtttttatatacactatagtttcttttcaacataactacagtttcatttttatataattacaatttcatttgacaatataaaaCAAATGTGAGTCAGTATTATTTGAGAtaaattgtagtttcatttataaAGATCCGTTAAGATGTGACGGCGGTAATCATTTCTTCACTTAAAGAAATGGTGTTTTCTTTAAGACCATgttccacgatataacgacggGAAGATGTGATCCTCTTTTGTTTTGGATCGAAGGGAGGGGTACCCCAAGATAAATTCAACTCAGAGGGTACCATATCAATTATTCTTCAGACTTAAAGATATTATTGCACGTAAAAGACTCAAAGCTAGTTGTTTAATAATACACAGAGATGAATAATTATGCCATTATGTGCCTCATATACAAAATCTTAGAGTTTTAAACacttttttacaattaaaaattaccGAAAACTCTCATATATTGATGCACGAAAACTGTCTCGAGAGAGAGAAAGAGCCACGTTTTCTAACACATTTCTACGCTAAACTTTATAGAAACTTTCACCAAACATTTTAAGACAATTTATGTGGTTCATATTATTTCACAATCTAATTCGGAAAAgcaacacttgtgtgagaccgtctcacagatcaccaccacaagtttttgccaatctGGAAACATtcttagggaaaaaaaaaaaacatgacagCTAACAATGCTGATTTCTGGGCTGCACCACATTAAAAATCTATCTTCAGACAACACAATATTCACAACCTTAGCCACAATCAACGGCGGAAGAACTAATTCTAGGTAGTACACTGATGAGCAAATTAAACTACATAATATTCCCAGGGCTGCAACAGAGATAAAGCAGGAAGCAAATATCACTTGCTAAAAACTGGAGTTGAACCACACACAATCAAAGCAGACAAGCACCTTAAGCCAGCTAGGAATCCAGATATGGGTTCTTGTAGATTTCCCGCAACTATGCAGGCCTTGCTTCCACATTACTCGCTCGCTGAGATGGGCTTGCGTACAACGAAGAAGTACATTGGCGTGAAGATGCCTTTCCTGCAATCACCGAGATATGCAAAATTGTATCACAGCACTCGTGAAGCGCCCAAGgagcacctagcgcctaggacgcctagacCGGGATTAATCGACGTCTAAGCTAGAGTTAATGGGCGTCTGGCGGGAATTAATGTGCGCCTAGGCGGAgattaatcggcacctaggcGGGGACTAATAGGCGCCTAAGctagtgtatttttattttattttttatttttgaaaggctaataattataaactatataatactttaatagttaatactaaaatattaaatattaacctaaaaatatctagagtttgtacaactTAAGATTACTTCGCTTAAAAatatgttgttttgagtgaagtaacatattaaaaaaaacaatagttaatcagTCAACTGGTCAACCTAGTCGGCGCCTaagaggcctaggcggtcaggACTTAAACGGCCAGCCATCTATACCACTATTTAAGGTGATATGCTAGGCTGAGATTAATCATGCCTAAgcggaatttttgcaacactatcTACCTGACCAAAACTTTCAACGCTTTTTGGGGTTTTCTTTCAAGGAATGTGCAGATTTGCGTAATATATAACGTGGTAAATTGAACACAAAGAATTTGAAGATTGCTTACTTTCCACCGGCAACAAGTGCTTCTCCTGATTTCGCTAAGAACTCATAAACCCTTTGGCTTCCTTCGGGAGCAATTCCCACGCATTCGAGTGCCTTGACCTAGACAAAGAGCGTTAAAATGTcaataataaatttcattttagcCCAAATGCAAATCTTTTCTGATGCAGTAGTTTCCTAATGGATCTTATCATATTACCAAATTTCGGAGCATAAAACGCCCAGCAGCTGTTAGACGGAAGCTACTGAGTGAGAAACTTGTATCCATCGACGAATACCAAGGGATAGGTGAATCCTCTGCAAGATCCTTCTCCCAAACAAcctacatatttatatatatatatatatatatatatataacttataaCAACTCTGAAACTAGATAGAATAATTTACAATCGTTATACGATGGActatggtcacaaaacgacgcgGTTTCATTAACTAGATGAAACGGTTGcagaataacagtttcacatatttgagcgtataatgtcgaatgaaactgcagttatgtcGAATGAatttagggggcgtttggttcacggaatcttggattaccccaggtaataggattacctccagtaaggtaatgtgagattagattacctgatgtgtttggtttggattgtggaatataatattactttgtttggttaaggttatattttaggttatatgggataatttactataatgtccttatatatatatatatatatatttttgtgcctttattgtgtgtatttttatttatttatatgtatgaatgtattgatggttaatattaaaaaaaataaatatataaatatacacacatgtatatttaattatataaacatatatttattttatatttgttattgtgttattattattattattattattattattattatataaggattaattaacaagggcaaagttggaataatccaaggtaatcttagattacctaaaaaTACGGGGGTCATCACATTACCCtgaaacattaccgccacatatctttgaggtaatataacattactagGTAATCTTATAACTTgaaacaaacaaggtaatataacattactagactcagattacctaggtaatctcagaTTACCCGAACCAAACGGCCCCTTATAGAATAAAAATGTAGCACTCACTTCAAATCCCACTTTCTTGGCAGCTTCAAGGCATTGCGAGGTCAGCCTTATTTCAGGGAGGCTATTACCAAGCTCGAGTTCAATCTGGGGATCATTAAAAAGTTGTGTGTAACTAGAAATCCATAACCCgaatacaaatttatatatagcaaCATAGATCTCGTGATACATAAATACCTTGATTTTCTGGTGCTCTGAGCTGTGGGGATTGTAGGAATCAGTGATGCACCATTCATCAGCAACAAAACACTGACCAGGTTTGAGTACTCTATATATCTCCTTGTAGCATCCAACCTTAGTATAAGGTAAGGCAATTTAAAAACAGAGTAAACACTAATTGAAAGAGCTTTAAACACTAATCCAAAGTAAACACGAAATTAAATGCGGGAATGAGTTGAAAGAGGATAGTAGAGTCACACGTACTATATCGGGTGCATGGCAAGTAGCTTGCAACGCATATACAGCATCAAAGCTATTGTCAGGGAATGGCATTTTCATGAAGTCCGCCTAcatttagagcatccttatcaatgaaaTTTTTTAGCGGTTTTTTAGAAGTTTTTATAGGTGTGactaagaaagagaaaatggggaggaaaaaaaaaataaaacaaatttgattaaacaaaaaaaaaaaaaacaaaaaaacagatGGGTCAGGCTCCCCTGATGGGGGCTGCTGGGCGCATAAGTGACAGCCACGCACAATGTGTGAGGCTGTCCTCATCCTTGTGTGGGGTCCACTTTTCTGCATTCACTCTTGTTttgcataaataaattttacattctctcacttcttcttcttctctcttgacATGTAAGCATTATTTTGTAAATAGCGGTGTATGAACTCCTAGTGTGGATGCTCTTATATTGTCACCGAGAACCAATCAACCACTTTGGAAGTCATTAATAGATTAACCGATATGATTAATTGCGTTACTAACCTTCACAAAGCCACAAGTTTGCTCTAATCCTGCTGCACGGTTCAACACCTATAGAGTACCAGCATGAGTGGGcaatgaattgaattgaaacaTTGACACAAGAAATCAGTTTTGGGTAacatgaaaatataattaccTTTCCTCTACTTATCTGATATTCGTTGTTGTTGAGGCCTGTGACCTTTGTACGACTGCAAGGTAATAACAACATAAACATGAGACTCTAGAAGCCAGATCATCCCGGCCTGAAAATCCTCGATAAAGAACCACATCGAAAACAAAGACCAAAAAAGGTAATAATGTGCAAAACAAGATGAATTCAACAATATAATCCTCATTCACCTGAAACGTGCAATTTCTCTTAATGGTCCACCAATCCCACATCCTATGTCCAAGACCTAGAATAATATTGACAGTGTCACTATGTTAGCGAAATTAATATttacccaatatatatatatatataaaatgatggCTGCACTTTCTAATTGATAATATTGATAATATCAGTACTACCGTCTGTCCAGGTTTCAAGTTTAACTGTAATGCAATGAAGTGCTCGTGGCGCTTAATACTCTCTTGCAGGGATTCTCCTTTCCATCTGAAAGAAACGTATTTAGTGAATCACACATACTACAAGTTTAcgaaatgcatatatacaaaagAGAAAGCATATGATAGAACATGATACCCACCTTGGTGCAAAGTGGAAACATTCTCCCCAGCCATATTCATAGAAACTAGTGGCAAGATCATAATATTTATTGACCtgaaaaacatgaaaaaaaaaaacgtcgGTCTAGACTTTAGTTGAGATGagacacatgcttcaatttggtatcagaaccaACAGTATGTCAAAAGTTATGGGTCCGAATCTAGGCGTcacccaaaagaaaaactatGATCCACATGTAGGTTAGAACTCATCAAAAAGTGAAGGGCGTGTGTAATCTAACTATCAGCTTTTAGTTAAGAGTGAACACATGCTACAATTAAGTGAACCACATGGAACCAATTATCTCACCATGTCAGTGTAGTTTTTCTTTCTCTCCTCCTCTTTGCCTCCATAGTAACCATGGTACTTCTCATACCTGACAATCGACAGTAAGAAGAATAAATGTCCGTGCAATTGTTTCTGCCATtctggaatatatatatatataagcacgCGAAAAATGGAAACAGATGAAGAGAGAGTGAAGGTGGAAATACTTGTCAACAGAAGACAGAACCTCCGCCTTGTCAATCTTACCACCCAGCCCAGATGCGAGATCAAAGATTCCATCTTTCGACATCTTTCCTAAACCCAGCTGCTTCTGAAATTTAACAATGCAAGAAAACCCATCAAaactctcacacacacacaaaaaagcGCCAAATTGGAAccttaaaaacttaaaaaagaCACGTGTCAAATTTGTGTTGTACTAACTTGCTAATCAAGTAATCTTAGACTCAATCGAACATTTTAGCAGGTTTAAGGAATCTAAAtggagttttttgttttttttttttgtttttttttttgtttttttttatttataaaagtcacaattttttttccagaaaaagAGCACAATGCCGCTTACATACTGAAAGGCAGAGAGGATCTAGACTAAGTGTGAGAGACAAAAGTGAAcggaaaaacaaaaatacaaagaaGGTGGCAGAGAGAGCTCAGAGAATAAATGGAGGATGGtggagagagggagagatggCGAAGAGAATATATAAGGAGAGTTGCCACGTGACAAGTGCGTGCGCCAGCTCTCGTACGGCCCCACTCATTGCACTGTTTGGATTGTGTTCAGGCTTGAACCGCTGGCGGCTGGTTGGAGACCGCAGTAACCAATGAATTCTCAAATTGAATTACAGGATCAACCAAAACAAGAGAAAAGCCTACACaaatattaagggtgtgtttggttggggtgtttaggcataaggtatgggtatcaaagtgattgttagtgtttggttgataggttttgtgaatgctactatgggtttggaataccccattaatggcaaaacccatacccttattaaataagggtttcatcttccttcatcattttttccccaactattaataatcattcccattccacccaactaccaaacatgctaaatattttcaccaaaacccattacccttaccaaatattagatacccattccgattccgattcccatgtgcgaaccaaacgcaccctaagagttttttccacttttggtcctatgactttagtgtttccgtcaatttaggtacacgactttcatttttccacttttagtccttgaatttaatttgtttgccacttttagtcattgactttgattttttttccactttaaGTCCTTTCGGTCacccgagcgacaacttttaatcgaaatcaacaaattgttgtgccattaatggtaaataacgtttaatgtatttagagatttatcaatagacaattttacacttaatggcacaatattttattgattccgattaaaagttgttgcttaaaaagcgaagcagaacaagcaaataacgtttctttttcctattttttatctgattttatttataaatatatttagaactttatcaaaatacacgtttacccttaatggcacaacaatttgttgatttcgattaaaagttgtcgctcggatggccgaaaggactaaaagtggaaaaaaaatcaaagtcaaggactaaaagtggcaaaaaaaattaaagtcaaggactaaaagtggcaaaaaaaaattaaagtcaaggactaaaagtggcaaaatgaaagtcgtgtacctaaattgacggaaacactaaagtcataagaccaaaagtggaaaaaactccaaatattaATTCACTAGCATTTCCTAGCAGAGTCTACAGACATTATTACACAATATTAATTACCTAAATGTGAGAATGGAGAAATTACCTacaagaattttgtttttaagtttttgaaatatatatatatatatatatataNatatatatatatatatatatatatatatatatatatatatatatatatatatatatatatatatatatatatgtaatattatacggggtcggggtcggggcggGGATGCCCTGacctccccgtccccgtccccgacggggaTGGAGAAATTCTCCCCATCTCCGCCCcgttccccaaaaaaaaaaagagttatttCCCTTCTTTGAACCTGCTTCATCTCCAAATTTGGAGACAAAGAATGAGGGAATAAGAATAAGACAATCTTgactttctttgttttttaaaattaatattaatttattattattattattatttaataagaatACTATGCAGCTGCCACATGGGAGGTTACATGTGTCTACCAAGAATtaactaatttttaaatttggatccacaaaaattacaagttaataaatttaattgcaacttttaaaaatgtatGAGTCTAATTAACTTCTCGTATAAAGTACAGGGACCTATTTTACGCTTTTCACAAAAGCTAATGCTATTTTTCTATTTAAGACtctaaaataagaattttaagaCATTCatgatgaaaaattattaaaactatTCTATTTTTATCCACAACTCACATATTTGTAGAATGGtacatttaacaatatttaaaaaacacgcgcgcgcgcacatGCATTTGGTGTATGTGGCCTCTTGCTTAGTTGAAATAGAAGTTATAGACATAGTGTTAAAAAGGTGATTTCCAAATGACACTAGAAAATGTGATACAATAAAGATGTGGTTGCAAAGACAACCCGGCCCACATCTTcatattatttacaaattattagaaaattgattaatattcaATATGTTCATATTGATTGAAGTGGTTTTTTATACTGACTGAATCACAAGGATTGAACACTTACAATTAAGATTGCATACGTTTAAAATAAAACAGAGAGAGCATAAATTATTGTGACGATAACTCAAAGACTTTGCAAGTCTACAACAACTACCTAACTCTTTTAGTGCAGGAGTAtggttggttttatgacttttgggtagtcaaagaCAAGCCAACACTACCTATTAGAATAGCAagaatataggaaaaatgttggaaaaatatatggagagaatataggtattgtattgctcagaattgttTGTCCTCCCTCCAAAGAtaaagggtctatttatacatattttgggtcTAGAGCCCGACAATGAGTAAGAGTCCTAGACCGCCTCATATTGGAGTCCTgctacattataactaataagccctaatcttgctaatattataaGTGCTAAGTCTAATTTTTATCGAACTCTTTGGTAGCTCTATGTTGAGTCTCCTTTTTAgacttttttttattcaattactCTTTTGGGCAGGTTCATGTGACCTAAGTCCTAATGTATTATCCATCAAGTATAAATTATTATGATGATAACTGAAAGAGTGTTTACCAGCTAACTAACTCTTTTAATGCATGAGTATGAATTATTATGATGGTAACTGAAAGAGTGTTTACCAACTAACTAAATCTTTTAATCCATGAGTATGAATTATTATGATGATAACTGAAAGAGTGTTTACCAGCTAACTAACTCTTTTAATggatatcaaaaaaaaaaaaaaaaactcttttaatGCATCATAGCCCCACATATTATAACGCAATTattttaactagtattttcacccgtgcgttgcacggaatgaatttgttataatattttaagaaatatttgaatcgatatacaattatataaaattataaattataacatcgaatatgagtatgaataagtgtataaatgcaattatagtatgagtcttccttgcatgcaacaaatatcacaaaaattcagtgttttaaaataagtgtataaatgcaataggtagataatttacattattgcatcatattcattaatttaattacttgtcggttagttattgcaagatcttgaggtacacttatattttgatattcagtaagtataactatattagagaaaaatttacatgggagtaatgggataatcagttgagtaattgttggttgaccgtagagcgttgtgttggaggaggaagatgatatatagtgaagatgatattgcccttcactatatatcatcttcttccttcaacacgttgatattctctggacaaatagctgttggaaaaaaattagcataaaatggcattttactggcaatattgtggtacaaacatatgtggggtccactttcttcgtagttagacgaaaagattgatatattgtacgctcaaaactgataatgggtgaatgagaaattggttatcaaagttgacccatttgagttagaaaaatatagagaaaaacctttcaagtaacttttgtcctttcaagtaacttttgtcccacattggtttgagaagtggtttgcaccacaacttatacaagagtttttctaaggcttattgaattgtatagcatagaggctctctctcgcgcgcatgggtgcaaatcaaatcccaaaatgaacttaaaaaggcgtGACTCGTGCTCtgacacctgcatgcacgaatgtcgttcaaaaaattggttggccttgcgggttgaattatgccaaattttcatattttttacaacattacgcaaaccataccataatattatcggtctgttttgggcggaaagttaaaactgaggatactgtttttattaatagtatagattgcattgcagagaaatatattgtttttattaatagtatagattgcattgcagagaaatatatagtttttattaatagtatagattgcattgcagagaaatatatatactttattaatagtatagattgcattgcagagaaatatatatactgtattaatagtatagattgcattgcagagaaatatatatactgaattattaccattagtaattctagtctagaattgtattacgaataggaacttagggaaaaatatatattttattaggaattctattttaatttacaattatattagggataggaattgtattaccatattttacaatattacgcacaccaaaatattataggtctgttttgggcgggaagttaaaactgaggatattgtttttattaatagtatacattgcattgcagagaaatatatatactgaattattaccattagtaattctagtctagaattgtattacgaatagaaacgtagggaagaatatattttattaggaattctattttaatttacaattgtattacggataggaattgtattaccatattttacaatattacgcaaaccataatattataggtctgttttgggcgggaagttaaaactgaggatattgtttttattaatagtatagattagcaCTCCAAAGCATAGTGGCACTAAACTGTACCTTGTGTTATTTTATTGAAGTGTCTTTCTAAATCACATGACAAATCATGTTGCAGTTGAATAAAAATTCCATTTCTACCTAAATCTGAGttttaagttcttttttttaatcccTAAAATGCTCTAACACTACTTAATATGAGAGATATtgtcatataattttatttgcaattcttaaatattttcattgtatatttgtattactGCAGTTGATTTTACAGATTAAGTGGTAGTTGATCGTCGAACACAAACGTCTgtaaacaagtaaataaattgTTAGGAGAATTATGAAAAGTtgtttattaattacttgggtAAAAAGATTATTGAATCCTTTTTAGGGTTTTATATGATTCAGATCAATTTAGACCGGAACCTAATGgcgtagctcaagtggcaaatgagctctttttgtggggaagaattctgGAAAAatccgggttcaattcccacaagtgatgattccccTCGGGCCAGAATTTCTTCCACctcgtgaatttaccaaaaaaaaagattatttttgggaaaatgacactttttcccccagttattttaaaagtggtagtttttctccctgtaatgttaaattgacatttttatccttaaataattatttcatttattttaattctccaaccaagtattactaatatgtatggacgatcacggttcgatacgaacctaatcgaacactgtagcaattgaacttaaatagtatggacggttacggttacgattcagaaacgaaaaaataaaataaaataattgttgaatttagactatttttaaataagaaataaaattaataaataaataaataaataagttttgattggcggttcaaaatcgaaattggaatcaaaccgtaccgatttatcaaaaataagtgtttgatcattttcactatatatgactgtggttcagttccaGTTCACgattcaataattatttaattttaatttttttcggttctgaatcgtaaccagaaccgttcatactatttcggtatgattgctacagtgtttggttaggtttgaaccgaatcgtgatcatccatacatataagtaataatttgttggagaagaaaaataaatgaaataattatttttaagggtaaaaatgccaatttaacatttcagggaaaaaaatagccactttaataacacagggggaaaaaagttctatatgcacataacatagggggaaaaagtgtcattttctcattttagaaattaaaagtaaatatcATCGCAcatattaattacaaattaattgtACAGGAAAATAGGAAGGTATTGTTCTAAATATAGGAATATATAAATCCTCAAGACTGTAGTTGCCAAAACTTAAGAATTAAGATTTCGAGTCAGATTGGATCGAGGTAAACCCCAAGACTGTAGTTGCCAAAACTTAAGAATTAAGATTTCGAGTCAGATTGGACCGAGGTAAACCCCAAGACTGTAGTTGCCAAAACTTAAGAATTAAGATTTCGAGTCAGATTGGATCGAGGTAAATCACTACCATGTTCGTCCTCACCCAtcaattgtaataataataataataataataataataataataataataataataataataatgtctgCATGGGCAACTCAATTGGTCACAAAAATAAAGTTTGAGAGACCAGGGATCGAGTCTCTTCTTGTGCAGAGTGAGCAAATGTCTAGGTCCACGTGAGGAGATGGGGTTCAGTAAAATTAGTATCacctaaatttattattattattattattattgcaaattCAATTCACCTAGacttaacaataaaaaaaaattaaaatgtcttGAAAAAATGAACTTGTCAATTTGTAGTTCACACGCATTACTATTGTGCGGATagctttatatataatttgttaaatgGAATATAAATATAGGTCGTTGCAATACACAAGTCACAcatctcttatttttttttggctaaagtgtcatcccgcaccataaactatattagattattcatgccgcaccttgaacttttataacgtccatttcgatacacaaaccattaatttttttcatctagcattttttacaggttacctacaagttataggtaatctatgctgacttggactttttcttttcttctttcttttttttaattttcgttTAAACCTTTTCCAGCCCAACAATCGGTACCGAAAccgtaaaataattaaaaaaaatcttatatttaagcatttagctactggcagtagctaaatatatatataaaaaaattatatttagctactgccagtaggcagtagccaaaataataataataaaatttataatatgatttttataataacaaaacatattatatataattatatatactataaaaaaaTCCGGTTGAAttggaaccggaaccttatataaAGGTTCCGGTTTTGGTTTGTGTAACCTTGGAACCGTGAAGAACGAAGCGCGGTCACCGCTAGGTAGGTCGTCGGTGGGCTCAGCGCACGCTGCCGCAAGGGAGGGGAGGAGCAGTGGATTGTAGAGGGGTtgtggtgatttggtctagtgagcactGATCCGGCTGAAGGCACGGGGGAGGGGCAGCGTGAGGCgttgatttttggggtttacttaaaaattttgggttgacttaaaaagaagatccacataagctaattacctgtgtcatgtcatcatagtaacctggtaacctgtgaaaaatgctagatgaaaaaaaattaatgatttgtGTATCGAAGTGGACGTTATGAAAattcaaggtgcggcatgaataatccaatatattTCATGGTGCGAAAagacactttagccttttttttccttctttttttcttttaggaaACAAGTCACACATCTCATTTTAATGAGGGAAATAAATGCAGGTTGTTGCTCATCAACCtacattattgaaatattgaTGATTTGATggtagtaataattttttttaaaaattattttatttatttattttattatttttctttttatttttttttgcttttggtTGCTCACACTAAAAATTGGTTACTCTGTATCTctcaatccttataccatggacttgGGTTCAATGTGGACGCCgatacatgtgtatgtgtttaatgttgtgagtttttgtatcttgtgttatgaaagtttataccttaagattatgaattttatatctgaaataaattagtaattatgttttatgttatgaattttcgTGTTTTgggttgtgaaattttgtgtctataaacacaaattatatacctaaattaggtttgaaaaataagtaaatatataacatgcatATGTgcattgtat is a window of Ipomoea triloba cultivar NCNSP0323 chromosome 11, ASM357664v1 DNA encoding:
- the LOC115997067 gene encoding cycloartenol-C-24-methyltransferase 1-like; translation: MSKDGIFDLASGLGGKIDKAEVLSSVDKYEKYHGYYGGKEEERKKNYTDMVNKYYDLATSFYEYGWGECFHFAPRWKGESLQESIKRHEHFIALQLNLKPGQTVLDIGCGIGGPLREIARFSRTKVTGLNNNEYQISRGKVLNRAAGLEQTCGFVKADFMKMPFPDNSFDAVYALQATCHAPDIVGCYKEIYRVLKPGQCFVADEWCITDSYNPHSSEHQKIKIELELGNSLPEIRLTSQCLEAAKKVGFEVVWEKDLAEDSPIPWYSSMDTSFSLSSFRLTAAGRFMLRNLVKALECVGIAPEGSQRVYEFLAKSGEALVAGGKKGIFTPMYFFVVRKPISASE